The Polaromonas sp. SP1 DNA window GCGCCTACGGTGGTGCCGGCGCCGATCTTCACGTGGGGGCCGATGACCGTGTAAGGCCCGACGCTCACCGACTCATGAAGCTGGGCTTGCGGGTCCACGAGGGCCGTGGCGTGGATGCCCGGCGCGGTAAGGGGTGCAGTCATGTCGCGATCGCCTTGAAGCTCACAAGCCGGTTCACGCGATCGTGCGCATGGTGCACATCAACTCGGCCTCGCAGGCAATCGTGTCGCCGACACGGGTAACGCCCTTGAACTTGAAAATGCCGGCCTTCATGCGGTCCAGCGTCACGTCCATGATCAGTTGATCACCCGGCTCGACCGGCCGCTTGAAGCGCGCGCCGTCAATACCGGCGAAGTAATAAACCGTCTTGTCGTCGGGCGTCACGCCCAGCGTCTCAAACGCGAGCAAGGCAGCAGCTTGCGCCATGGCTTCAAGCATCAGCACGCCGGGCATCACTGGATGGTGGGGGAAATGGCCCATGAAAAACGGCTCGTTGATCGTGACATTTTTAAGCGCCTTGATGCTTTTGCCTTTTTCGATTTCGAGCACACGGTCCACCAGCAAGATGGGATAACGATGCGGCAGCTGCTTGAGAATTTGGTGGATGTCCATCATGATTTTTCTTGAATGTGTCCTGAATGCAGAAGGGCTTTTTCAGCCTGCCTGAGGCGCTCGCGAAAGGTGTGAAGCTGTTTGAGCGTCGCGGCATTTTTCTCCCAGACAGCATTGTCGTCTATGGGAAAGAGCCCGGTGTAGTTTCCAGGCTTCAGAATCGACCGCGTCACCACGGACGCAGCCGATACATGAACGCCGTCGGCGAGTGTCAGATGGCCCAGCACAATCGCGCCGCCGCCCACCGTGCAGTGCGCCCCTATCGTGGCGCTGCCCGCAACGCCGGCGCAGCCGGCCATGGCGGTGTGCTTGCCGACGCGAACGTTATGCCCGATCTGAACAAGGTTATCCAGCTTGACGCCGTCTTCCAGCACCGTGTCTTGCAACGCACCGCGGTCAATACAGGTGTTAGCGCCGATTTCCACATCGTTGCCGATCTGCACGCCGCCCAATTGCTCGATCTTGACCCACTGCCCCTGGTGAGGCGCGAAACCAAAGCCGTCGGCGCCAATCACCGCCCCCGGATGGACAATGCAGCGCTCTCCGATCCGGCAACCGTCGGCCACGGTGACCCGCGCAGACAGCCGGGTGCCGGCCCCAACCTGCGCATGCCGGCCCACCACGCAATGCTCCGCGATGCGCGCGCCTTCTCCAATGATGGCGCCCTCCCCGATGCACGCAAAAGCGCCCACGGACACGGCGGGCGCCAATGTAGCGCCGGGGTCGACAAACGCGCTGGGATGGATGTACGGCGCAGCCTCAGGAAATTGCCGCCGCTTCCAGAACTGGGTGACCAGCGCGAATGCATGGTAAGGGTCATCCACCACGATGCAAGCGCCCCGGCTGATTGCAGCCTCACGGGCGGCGGGCGCAACGATGACGCAGGCCGCTGCGGATTGAGCGAGCTTGGACTGGTATTTGGGATTGCTGAGAAAGCTGAGGTCCTGGGGACCCGCGGCCTCGAGGGTGGAGAGCCGCTCTATCTCAAGGCCGGAATCGCCGATGAGTTCGGCGTTGACTGCGCCGGTGAGAAACCGGGCGATATCGGCAAGACGGAGTGTCACACTGCGCCTGCCGTTTTCACGATGGTGATCGTCGTGAACACCCCGCGATCAACGGGAAGCGTTCAGCGCCTTGATCACCTTGTCGGTGATGTCATGCTTGGGGTTGACGTATACCGACTCTTGAAGGATCAGGTCGTACTTTTCGGTTTCTGCCAGCGTTTTCACCACTTTATTGGCGCGCTCGATCACCTGCTGGAGTTCTTCGTTTTTACGGTTGTTCAGGTCTTCCTGGAACTCGCGGCGCTTGCGCTGGAAATCCCGGTCCTGGTCTACCAGCTGCTTTTGGCGCGAAACACGCTGTGTCTCCGGAAGCGTGGGCGCTTCACGCTCGAATTTGTCGGACAGCGTTTTCAGCTGGTTGGCGAGGTCATTGAGCTCTTTCTCGCGCTTGCTGAATTCCTGCTCCAGTTTGGTCTGGGCTGCCTTGGCCGAATTGGCTTCGCGGAAAATCCGGTCCAGATTCACGACCCCGACCTTGAACTCTTGCGCACTCGCGGAAAAACCCGCCAGCGCGACAACAAGACCCAGGAAAATTTTGCTTGAAAGATGCTTCATTAGAAAGATGTACCAATTTGGAATTGCAACCGCTCTATTCTATCGCCAGGCTTTTTGCGCAGGGGCGTCGCAATGGCAATGCGCAATGGCCCCACCGGAGAAATCCAGCTTATACCTACACCGGTGGACACCCGCATATCGGTAAAGCTGTAGCTTTCCTTTTCGCCGAAAACGTTGCCCATATCGACAAAACCAAACATACGCAACGTTCTGTCATTTCCTGCGCCCGGGAATGGTGCAACGAGCTCTGCGTTCAAGGTCACTTTCTTCGGGCCACCCGTCGCCAGATCAGAGGCGTCACGTGGGCCCAGCGATCCCTGCTCAAACCCGCGCACCGACCCCAGGCCGCCTGAATAGTAATTCTTGAACAGCGGGTAGGGCTGCCCATTCAGGCCCTTGCCCCAACCGAACTCGCCATTCAGGGCGATGGTGAACTGCTTGTTGAGGGGGATGTACTGCTGAATCTGGTAATTGGCACGCACAAACTTGATGTCGCCCGCCACACCCCAGTCGCCATACAGGCGCTGGTAGCGGCCGGCGGTGGGGACCAGCGCGCTGTCCCGGCTGTCGCGCGACCAACCCACTGTCAGGGGAATGGAGTCGCTTTTGTTGCCGAACTGGTTGGCGTAGGTTTGGTAGCTGACCGGCAGGTTGGTGCCGGGAACAATGGTGAGCTGCTCATAGCCGCTGCCAAAATAAACCGTGTCGTTCTCGGTGAAAGGGACACCGAAGCGGATACTCGCACCGCGGGTTTTCAGGGAATAATCGCCGCCCTGGCCGGAAAGCGGCTTGGCCGTGCGGTCATACACATCAATCGTGCGTGAAATGCCGTCGGCTGTGAAGTAAGGATCGATCGTGCTCAACACAACCTGCCGGTTCGACTTGCTGGTATTGAGTTCAATCCCGAGGTAATTGCCGGAACCGAAAACGTTTTCCTGCTTGATACCGAACAACAGGGAGACGCTGTCCGCACTGGAATAACCCGCACCCAGTTGCAGGTTGCCGGTGGGCTTCTCAACCACATTCACCGTCACATCAACCTGATCGGTCGTGCCGGTAACTTCCTGGGTATCCATATTCACGTCGGTAAAGAATCCAAGGCGGTCGACACGATCGCGCGAAAGGCGAATCTTGTCGCCGTCATACCAGGAAGACTCGAACTGGCGGAACTCGCGGCGAACGACTTCATCACGCGTACGGTTGTTGCCCGCAATGTTGACGCGGCGGACATAGGCCCGGCGGGACGGGTCGGCCTGAAGCACAAAAGAAACGCGGTTGTTGGTGCGGTCAATCTCCGGCACTGCTTCGACGCGCGCAAAGGCGAATCCAAACGTGCCAAAGTAGTCGGTAAACGCCTTGGTGGTTTCGGCCACATGGTCCGCGTTGTAGGGCTCACCCGGCTCAATTTTCACCAGCGTCTTGAACTCTTCTTCCTTGCTCAGGTAGTTGCCCTCAAGCTTGACGCCCGACACCACGAAACGCTCCCCCTCGGAAACGTTCACCGTGATGGCAATACTTTGCTTGTCCGGCGAAATCGCAACCTGGGTGGAGTCAATCTTGAATTCCAGGTACCCGCGTGAAAGATAGTAGGAGCGCAAGGTTTCAATGTCTGCGTTGAGCTTGGTGCGCGAATAACGGTCGGACTTGGTGTACCAGCTGAGCCAGCCGCCGGTGTCAAGGTCAAACAGCCCGAGCAGCGTCGACTCGCTGAATGCCTTGTTGCCGGTGATGTGGATTTCCTTGATTTTTGCAACGTCGCCTTCGACCACGCTGAAAGTCAGGTTCACGCGATTGCGCTCAATCGGGGTCACGGTGGTAATCACCTCGACGCCGTACAGGCTCTTGTTGATGTACTGGCGCTTGAGCTCCTGCTCGGCCTTGTCGGCAAGCGCCTTGTCAAAGGGCTGGCCGTCTGCGATGCCGGCTTCGCGAAGCGCCTTCTTGAGCGCCTCTTTATCGAATTCCTTGGTGCCGACGAAGTCCACATCGGCAACGGTGGGACGTTCTTCCACGATCACCACCAGCACATCGCCACTGACTTCAAGCCTCACGTCCTTGAACAGGCCCAGGCCAAACAAGGCCCGAATGGCCGTTGCACCTTTGTCGTCGTTGTAGGTTTCGCCGACACGAAAGGGAAGCGACGCGAAAATGGTGCCCGGCTCTACGCGCTGAAGGCCTTCAACCCGGATATCACGGACGGTGAACGGGTCGACAGCCCAAGCGGAACTGGCGGCAAAAAGACCGGCGGCGATGGCGCAAACTGCACGAACTTTGAAACGATTTATTTGTTTTTGCATGAAATGTATGGAGTTAGCCCAAAAGCCGGGTGACATCGTTAAACAGGGCAACGCACATCATGCCCAGCAGGATCGCAACGCCACCGCGCTGCAACCGGTCCATCCAGGCGTCTGACACGCCCCGGCCGGTGATCGCCTCCCAAAGATAATACATCAGGTGCCCACCGTCCAGAACCGGCAGCGGGAGTAAATTCAGCACGCCAAGGCTCACGCTGATGAGGGCCAGGAACAGCAGGTAAGAGCTCCATCCAAGGCTGGCGGATTTGCCGGCGTAATCCGCGATTGTGAGCGGGCCGCTGAGGTTCTTGAGCGAGGCCTCGCCGATGATCATTTTCCCCATCATCCGAAGGGTGAGAACGGACACCTGCCAGGTGCGGACGGCGCCCTGCCACAAGCCGTCAAGAAAGCCATAGCGCACTGTCACGAATTCGGGCGGGGCGCCCACATAGGCGTCGATGCGGGGGCTCATAGTTCCATTGACAGACTTGATTTCGGGAGTCACCTGCAGCACCAGCGTCTGGCCACCACGTACAACTTGCCAGCTCTGCGGCGCAACAGGCGCCGCGCCGCCACCAGGCTGGCGCAGCGAAGTACGGATGACCTCACGCAACTGCTGCCCATCCACGATGGCAACGTCACCAACCCGAAGCACTTCATCACCGGCGCGCAAGCCGGCCTTTTCGGCTGCGCCTGCGGCCATCACCTCGCCGATCACGGGACGTGTCCAGGGGCCGAGAATGCCTATTTTGCGAAACAGCTGGGCATCGGCTTCCGATGCGCCCAGCGTGCTGAGCGCCAGCCGTAGCGTTTGGCCGGGATTTGCGGCGCCCTCGCCCACAACCAGCATGACGTCACGCCCGTCCAGGCCGCCCTGGGTCAGCCGCCAGCGCAAATCCTCAAAGGAACGCACAGCCTGGAGCTCGTCGCCGTCAAGCGCAGCTTTCTCAATCGTTTCATGGCCGCGCAGGCCCGCTTTTTCAGCCAGGGAGCCGGCGACAGGGCTGGCCAGGATAGCCTTGGGCTCCTGCAGGCCGATCCAGTTCACGAGGGCGTAAAGCAGCACCGCCAGCAGAAGATTGGCGGCGGGCCCGGCCGCGACCACGGCCGCCCGGGATTTGAGCGGCTGGGTGTTGAAGGCCAGGTGGCGCTCGGCCGGGTCGACCGGGGCCTCGCGCTCGTCAAGCATCTTGACGTAGCCACCCAGGGGCAGCATGCCGATGGAGAACTCCGTGGACTTGTTTTTGAGCTTCCAGGTGTAGAGGGGCTTGCCGAATCCGATGGAGAACTTCAGGACCTTGATGCCGCAGGCCACGGCCACGCGGTAGTGGCCGTACTCGTGCACCGCAATCAGGATGCCCAGCGTTACGACAAAAGAAACCAGCGTCAACATGTCATGCCTCCAGTTGTCCGGCAATTTGAACGGCGACACGGCGGGCCTGCCCGTCCAGCGCGAGCAAGCCTTCGATATCACTTGCCTCAGAGACCTGAATGGCCTCCAAAGTTGCGTGATTTACATGATGGATGTGGTCAAACCGGATCCGCTTGTCCAGGAAGGCTGCCACGGCGACCTCGTTGGCGGCGTTCAGCACCGCCGTGCTGCCGGCAGGGCCGTTCAGGACCTGCCAGGCCAGCGGCAGCCCCGGAAAGCGCTCGTCGTCCGGCGCTTCAAACGTCATGGTCGCCAGCGACCTGAAATCCAGCGCTTTGGCGCCCGACGTCACCCGGTCAGGCCAGGCCAGGCCATAGGCGATGGGAACACGCATGTCGGGCGTTCCCAGCTGCGCCACCACCGAGGTGTCGCGGTACTGGACCATGGAGTGAATGATGCTCTGGGGGTGGATCACCACCTCGATTTGTTCGGGCGTCAGGCCAAACAGGTACTTCGCCTCGATAACCTCCAGGCCCTTGTTCATCATGGTGGCCGAGTCGACCGAGATCTTGCGGCCCATCACCCAGTTCGGATGAGCGCAGGCCTCATCGGGCGTCACATGGCGCAAGCTGGCTGCGTCGCGGGTGCGGAACGGCCCGCCGGAGGCGGTCAGGATGATTTTTTCGACGCGCTGGCCCCAGGTCGCGGCGTCTTCAGGCAGCGACTGGAAGATGGCCGAGTGCTCGCTGTCTATGGGCAGCAACTTGGCGCCGCCGGCCCGGACCGCCTGCATGAAAACCTCGCCGCCCACCACCAGCGCTTCCTTGTTGGCCAGCAGCAAGCGCTTGCCGGCCCTGGCCGCAGCCATGCACGGCGCCAGCCCTGCCGCCCCCACAATGGCGGCCATGACCGTATCGACCAACTCATGCGACGCTATCATTTCGAGAGCATCAGGTGTAGACAACACTTGGACTGGGAGCCGATTTGCCTTGATTTTCTCAGCCAGCTGACGGGCATGGGGCGCGCTGGCCATCACGGCATATTGCGGCTTGAACTGGGCACACTGCGCCAGAATCAGGTCGACTTGCGTCGCCGCACTGAGCGCAAATACCTCGAAACGCTCGGGATGGCGGGCAATCACGTCGAGCGTGTTGACGCCCACGGAGCCCGTGGACCCCAGAACCGTAATCCGCTGTTTTTGAAACGACATTCGGGTGCCTAAAGAGTGACCAGCATCATCGCCAGCGGCAGTGTGGGCAAGAGGGCATCGACACGGTCCAGCACGCCGCCGTGCCCGGGCAACAAGCCGCTGGAGTCTTTCACGCCCGCGCTGCGCTTGATCAGGGACTCGACCAGGTCGCCGACGACACTCATGGCCGCCAGGAAAACAACCGCCAGCAGCATCACCACGATGCCGTGGTGTTCTGCCAGCCGGCTGTAAAGCGTCGGCTCACGCCAGAAACCCG harbors:
- the rseP gene encoding RIP metalloprotease RseP; translation: MLTLVSFVVTLGILIAVHEYGHYRVAVACGIKVLKFSIGFGKPLYTWKLKNKSTEFSIGMLPLGGYVKMLDEREAPVDPAERHLAFNTQPLKSRAAVVAAGPAANLLLAVLLYALVNWIGLQEPKAILASPVAGSLAEKAGLRGHETIEKAALDGDELQAVRSFEDLRWRLTQGGLDGRDVMLVVGEGAANPGQTLRLALSTLGASEADAQLFRKIGILGPWTRPVIGEVMAAGAAEKAGLRAGDEVLRVGDVAIVDGQQLREVIRTSLRQPGGGAAPVAPQSWQVVRGGQTLVLQVTPEIKSVNGTMSPRIDAYVGAPPEFVTVRYGFLDGLWQGAVRTWQVSVLTLRMMGKMIIGEASLKNLSGPLTIADYAGKSASLGWSSYLLFLALISVSLGVLNLLPLPVLDGGHLMYYLWEAITGRGVSDAWMDRLQRGGVAILLGMMCVALFNDVTRLLG
- a CDS encoding OmpH family outer membrane protein, with product MKHLSSKIFLGLVVALAGFSASAQEFKVGVVNLDRIFREANSAKAAQTKLEQEFSKREKELNDLANQLKTLSDKFEREAPTLPETQRVSRQKQLVDQDRDFQRKRREFQEDLNNRKNEELQQVIERANKVVKTLAETEKYDLILQESVYVNPKHDITDKVIKALNASR
- the ispC gene encoding 1-deoxy-D-xylulose-5-phosphate reductoisomerase, producing MSFQKQRITVLGSTGSVGVNTLDVIARHPERFEVFALSAATQVDLILAQCAQFKPQYAVMASAPHARQLAEKIKANRLPVQVLSTPDALEMIASHELVDTVMAAIVGAAGLAPCMAAARAGKRLLLANKEALVVGGEVFMQAVRAGGAKLLPIDSEHSAIFQSLPEDAATWGQRVEKIILTASGGPFRTRDAASLRHVTPDEACAHPNWVMGRKISVDSATMMNKGLEVIEAKYLFGLTPEQIEVVIHPQSIIHSMVQYRDTSVVAQLGTPDMRVPIAYGLAWPDRVTSGAKALDFRSLATMTFEAPDDERFPGLPLAWQVLNGPAGSTAVLNAANEVAVAAFLDKRIRFDHIHHVNHATLEAIQVSEASDIEGLLALDGQARRVAVQIAGQLEA
- the bamA gene encoding outer membrane protein assembly factor BamA, which gives rise to MQKQINRFKVRAVCAIAAGLFAASSAWAVDPFTVRDIRVEGLQRVEPGTIFASLPFRVGETYNDDKGATAIRALFGLGLFKDVRLEVSGDVLVVIVEERPTVADVDFVGTKEFDKEALKKALREAGIADGQPFDKALADKAEQELKRQYINKSLYGVEVITTVTPIERNRVNLTFSVVEGDVAKIKEIHITGNKAFSESTLLGLFDLDTGGWLSWYTKSDRYSRTKLNADIETLRSYYLSRGYLEFKIDSTQVAISPDKQSIAITVNVSEGERFVVSGVKLEGNYLSKEEEFKTLVKIEPGEPYNADHVAETTKAFTDYFGTFGFAFARVEAVPEIDRTNNRVSFVLQADPSRRAYVRRVNIAGNNRTRDEVVRREFRQFESSWYDGDKIRLSRDRVDRLGFFTDVNMDTQEVTGTTDQVDVTVNVVEKPTGNLQLGAGYSSADSVSLLFGIKQENVFGSGNYLGIELNTSKSNRQVVLSTIDPYFTADGISRTIDVYDRTAKPLSGQGGDYSLKTRGASIRFGVPFTENDTVYFGSGYEQLTIVPGTNLPVSYQTYANQFGNKSDSIPLTVGWSRDSRDSALVPTAGRYQRLYGDWGVAGDIKFVRANYQIQQYIPLNKQFTIALNGEFGWGKGLNGQPYPLFKNYYSGGLGSVRGFEQGSLGPRDASDLATGGPKKVTLNAELVAPFPGAGNDRTLRMFGFVDMGNVFGEKESYSFTDMRVSTGVGISWISPVGPLRIAIATPLRKKPGDRIERLQFQIGTSF
- the fabZ gene encoding 3-hydroxyacyl-ACP dehydratase FabZ, translated to MMDIHQILKQLPHRYPILLVDRVLEIEKGKSIKALKNVTINEPFFMGHFPHHPVMPGVLMLEAMAQAAALLAFETLGVTPDDKTVYYFAGIDGARFKRPVEPGDQLIMDVTLDRMKAGIFKFKGVTRVGDTIACEAELMCTMRTIA
- the lpxD gene encoding UDP-3-O-(3-hydroxymyristoyl)glucosamine N-acyltransferase — encoded protein: MTLRLADIARFLTGAVNAELIGDSGLEIERLSTLEAAGPQDLSFLSNPKYQSKLAQSAAACVIVAPAAREAAISRGACIVVDDPYHAFALVTQFWKRRQFPEAAPYIHPSAFVDPGATLAPAVSVGAFACIGEGAIIGEGARIAEHCVVGRHAQVGAGTRLSARVTVADGCRIGERCIVHPGAVIGADGFGFAPHQGQWVKIEQLGGVQIGNDVEIGANTCIDRGALQDTVLEDGVKLDNLVQIGHNVRVGKHTAMAGCAGVAGSATIGAHCTVGGGAIVLGHLTLADGVHVSAASVVTRSILKPGNYTGLFPIDDNAVWEKNAATLKQLHTFRERLRQAEKALLHSGHIQEKS